In the Mya arenaria isolate MELC-2E11 chromosome 11, ASM2691426v1 genome, one interval contains:
- the LOC128208375 gene encoding uncharacterized protein LOC128208375, whose translation MAEAVIPVDRLPIRCPVCLDTLSKPRTLPCLHTFCTECLRAHIANVTMATSFSAFQCPVCRTSTRPSHPYNSRTTWADQFPVNHLILSLMDDTVIKEAQEDLSCDMHPRCKINLICHDHDTLCCHMCVSLEHRKCDKVVEISEAIKGTDLASERAALLKYVEYNEHFVTDHEAKCVLAESKLNIEYDKVKSAIQYSKKGLIEHIEKLEQQALDAADTLRSVQKKKIDEEKTFATEGRQLCSNLLTNLKSKDSSTITQFIACHKSKQRLNKHFGTLSREEVTDEFAFAFNACKSVEAIKTVQSLGNVEMASTKQKETLTKPLDTEHCADVPPISFSRNSTELSYVVYRKNHGITLPKVKKSSTHLAFVCDIDTSDNCRQWVSGVAFIDHHLSVLCSQTRTALCLVRDTKQVYEEKRPTPPWDIARESDTRLVVTYPQERLVRIFEVHGHAPVLKLFRKPSLVLLQTIFTEESCYGVAVLRGSYIVACEDRVRVFNHAGLCVQIFQQAARQEEPYFRRAFGVAIDVFRQSVYITDEANHTVVALKLEEDRLNTDPRFVYSDANLRCPQGIAVSACGEVLVCGFVSKNIHIISPSGETLKTIPTKQRPYGIGIESKHSFVILTFYPESDLDNEVSVHLYKLQH comes from the coding sequence ATGGCGGAAGCAGTGATCCCAGTGGACCGGCTGCCCATCCGGTGCCCTGTGTGTCTGGATACGCTCTCAAAACCGCGCACACTCCCCTGTCTCCACACATTCTGTACCGAATGTCTGCGTGCGCACATTGCTAACGTCACCATGGCAACGAGCTTCTCGGCGTTCCAGTGCCCCGTATGCCGCACGAGCACTCGACCAAGCCATCCGTACAACTCTCGTACCACTTGGGCGGACCAGTTTCCGGTAAACCATCTCATTTTGTCTTTGATGGATGATACCGTCATAAAAGAAGCCCAGGAGGACCTTTCCTGTGACATGCACCCGAGATGTAAGATAAACCTGATATGTCATGATCATGATACGTTATGCTGCCACATGTGTGTGTCCCTTGAGCACAGGAAATGTGACAAAGTTGTTGAAATAAGTGAAGCAATAAAGGGCACTGACCTTGCAAGCGAAAGGGCTGCGCTTCTGAAATACGTTGAATATAACGAGCATTTCGTTACTGACCATGAAGCAAAGTGTGTTCTGGCGGAAAGcaaattaaacattgaatatgATAAGGTAAAGAGTGCAATACAATATTCAAAGAAAGGATTGATAGAACACATTGAGAAACTGGAACAACAGGCCCTTGATGCTGCCGATACATTGCGCAGTGTGCAAAAGAAGAAAATAGACGAAGAAAAGACATTTGCAACTgaagggagacaactttgttCAAACTTGTTAACGAATTTGAAGTCAAAAGACAGTTCGACAATTACACAGTTCATTGCTTGtcataaatcaaaacaaagacttaataaacattttggtaCACTTTCAAGAGAGGAGGTAACGGACGAATTtgcatttgcatttaatgcgTGTAAGAGTGTTGAAGCAATTAAAACAGTTCAAAGTCTTGGCAATGTTGAAATGGCATCTACCAAACAAAAGGAAACATTGACTAAACCATTGGACACTGAACACTGCGCGGATGTGCCTCCAATATCTTTTTCAAGGAACTCAACCGAATTAAGTTACGTTGTATACCGTAAAAATCACGGAATAACACTGCCAAAAGTAAAGAAGTCCTCTACACATCTGGCGTTCGTGTGCGACATAGACACCTCCGACAACTGCCGTCAGTGGGTGTCCGGGGTCGCCTTTATTGACCATCACTTAAGCGTGTTATGCAGCCAGACCAGGACCGCTCTCTGTCTTGTTCGAGACACCAAACAAGTGTATGAAGAAAAGCGTCCAACTCCACCCTGGGACATCGCAAGGGAATCCGATACTAGACTGGTTGTGACGTATCCGCAAGAACGACTAGTACGGATATTCGAAGTCCACGGCCACGCTCCCGTGTTGAAGCTTTTCCGTAAACCTTCCTTGGTTCTCCTTCAGACTATATTCACGGAGGAATCGTGTTACGGTGTGGCGGTGTTACGTGGCAGCTACATTGTGGCATGTGAAGACCGTGTCCGGGTTTTCAATCACGCGGGTCTCTGCGTCCAGATCTTTCAGCAGGCGGCACGGCAAGAAGAGCCTTATTTTCGGCGCGCATTTGGTGTGGCCATAGACGTGTTTAGACAGTCTGTGTATATAACTGATGAAGCAAATCATACTGTGGTAGCACTGAAATTGGAAGAGGACAGGCTAAATACAGATCCGCGGTTTGTGTACAGCGATGCGAATCTCAGATGCCCACAGGGAATAGCTGTAAGTGCCTGTGGGGAAGTCTTAGTTTGCGGCTTTGTATCAAAGAACATTCACATCATTTCCCCCTCTGGCGAGACGTTGAAAACCATCCCTACCAAGCAGCGGCCGTATGGAATAGGGATTGAGTCCAAACACTCCTTCGTCATCTTAACTTTTTACCCGGAATCTGACTTGGACAATGAAGTGTCGGTCCACCTTTACAAGTTACAACATTAG